The genomic DNA TTGTCCTCGACGGTCATGTCGCGGAACGGCCGAACGATCTGGTGGGTCCTGACGAGCCCGCGCCGGACGACGGCGTGGTTCGGGAGGCCGTCGGTGCGCCGGCCGCGGAAGCGGATCTCTCCGGCGGTCGGCGCGAGCGCGCCCACGAGGCACGAAAAGAGCGTCGTCTTGCCCGCGCCGTTCGGTCCGATCACTCCGTAGATCTCGCCGGGTGCGACGTCGAACGACACGTCGTCGAGCGCGGTCAGGCCGCCGAAGCGCTTCGTGAGGCCGCGGACGGAGAGGAGCGTCTCAGGCGGCACGCGCGGCCTCCGCCGGGGCAGCGGGCGTCCGGCGCACGCGCGCGACGAGGCGGCGCGCGAGCCCGACGAGACCCTTCGGCTCGTAGAGCATCACGAGGATGAGGAGTCCCCCGTAGATGAAGAGGTACGAGTCGCGGAGCGCGGGAACGGAGAGCAGCTTGATCTGGAGCGTCGAGAACACGATCGCCCCCAGGACGGGCCCCGCCACGGTCCCGACGCCGCCCACGATGGGCGCGAGGACGATGGCGAGGCTCAGCCGGAAGTCGAAGACGGAGCCGGGCGCGATGTACTGGAAGTTGATGGCATAGAGCGACCCCGCGAGGGCGACGAGCGCGGCCGACAGGGCGTGCGCGCCGAGCTTGAAGCGCGTGGAGTCGACGCCGAGCGACTCGGCGGCGTCGATGTCCTGCTTGATCGCCGCGAGCGCGTGGCCGAACGCGCTTCTCCTGACGAGCGCCGCGATGACGACCGTGACGATCGCGAGCGCGGCCATGGCCTCGTAGTTGAGCGTGAAGTCGAAAGAGCCCGCGGGCATCCTGAGGCCGC from Acidobacteriota bacterium includes the following:
- a CDS encoding branched-chain amino acid ABC transporter permease, translating into MKRLPLAAGAALAVWTLAAPLFLERGTLNDVWNLAFAVILASAWNILGGFAGQVSLGYSAFLGIGAYTTVLLSLKGINPFWTLPLGAVLAALFSVVIGLPAFRLRGPYFTIATIGVGEAVRVVASSVSFTGGSSGLRMPAGSFDFTLNYEAMAALAIVTVVIAALVRRSAFGHALAAIKQDIDAAESLGVDSTRFKLGAHALSAALVALAGSLYAINFQYIAPGSVFDFRLSLAIVLAPIVGGVGTVAGPVLGAIVFSTLQIKLLSVPALRDSYLFIYGGLLILVMLYEPKGLVGLARRLVARVRRTPAAPAEAARAA